One genomic region from Drosophila subpulchrella strain 33 F10 #4 breed RU33 chromosome 2R, RU_Dsub_v1.1 Primary Assembly, whole genome shotgun sequence encodes:
- the LOC119549823 gene encoding uncharacterized protein LOC119549823 yields MALTIAKFRNSNGVLVPAPPTVVIRPKTLDPQQTSKKPFAKLEPGNATVRITSGGIVLNKIPALIRPSMKRTAPPTTTGAATAGATTTAPAGTVGYPALKTPKYVIQPSPSGPTGSQMQMLGRKDSQSLGMAISSLPPNTIIKATTRPAQSTPLAPVSALGTSSPSTSSSSRNSIQSTPTVAADSRVSSAVRQAVFIKRELPQPQRSVRSLTLSLVEQAPLLHLGVAPEHLLLLKRHICRSANATHLDCCITLRKLRQNEPFALLAEHFELSESDAEDSFKRTLIKLARYLRPLIRWPDARHHNERFKHTPLDYRANLLHVRSLIECVETDVAMDLGLGSDSYKFIFCINTNGIISYVSSAFPGNCDDIQLFEASRFRDVIPKYLTLCAEPGKAVPRARRSEMEDSRDSADEDDYQAAEEPKRSLSKFEAQRMGGQLANQQSLNVVDGVLTSKRAPAIQLPTFKAQEPACRAQMRDMIDGLREFRILGHSAIQQKSLLGYLDEIIIVAAALCNLKRQELQS; encoded by the exons ATGGCGCTGACAATTGCAaaatttcgaaattcgaaCGGCGTATTGGTGCCCGCCCCGCCCACTGTGGTTATACGCCCGAAAACTTTGGATCCTCAGCAAACTTCCAAG AAACCATTTGCGAAATTGGAGCCGGGAAATGCCACAGTGAGGATCACTTCGGGGGGCATAGTTCTGAACAAGATACCAGCTCTTATAAGGCCAAGTATGAAGAGAACAGCACCCCCCACGACAACTGGAGCGGCGACCGCtggagcaacaacaacagcaccAGCTGGCACAGTGGGAT ATCCCGCCCTCAAGACGCCCAAGTATGTAATTCAGCCCAGTCCAAGTGGACCTACCGGCAGCCAGATGCAGATGCTGGGAAGAAAGGACTCACAAAGCCTGGGCATGGCCATCAGTTCACTGCCGCCCAACACAATCATCAAGGCCACCACCAGGCCAGCACAAAGTACGCCTCTGGCCCCGGTCTCAGCCTTAGGCACCTCGTCACCATCTACATCGAGTAGTAGCAGGAATTCTATCCAATCCACACCAACTGTGGCAGCTGATTCCAGAGTTTCCTCCGCCGTGCGACAAGCAGTATTCATCAAGAGGGAGCTTCCCCAGCCGCAGAGGAGCGTGCGAAGTCTGACACTAAGTCTGGTGGAGCAAGCACCACTCCTTCATTTGGGTGTGGCTCCCGAGCACCTGTTACTGCTGAAACGACACATCTGCCGCAGTGCCAATGCGACCCACCTGGACTGTTGTATAACTCTAAGAAAACTCCGGCAGAACGAACCTTTTGCTCTGCTGGCCGAGCACTTCGAACTGAGTGAATCGGATGCCGAGGACTCATTCAAGCGCACGCTCATTAAGCTGGCCCGCTACCTCCGACCTCTGATCCGCTGGCCAGATGCCCGGCACCACAACGAGAGATTCAAGCACACACCACTGGACTACCGGGCCAATCTGCTGCACGTTCGCTCGCTGATCGAGTGCGTGGAAACGGATGTGGCTATGGACCTAGGACTTGGCAGCGACAGCTATAAGTTCATATTCTGCATCAATACGAATG GCATTATCAGCTATGTGTCCAGTGCCTTCCCTGGCAATTGTGATGATATTCAGTTGTTCGAGGCCAGCCGATTTCGGGATGTCATACCGAAGTATTTGACACTGTGCGCGGAACCAGGCAAAGCAGTGCCTCGTGCTCGCAGATCGGAAATGGAGGATTCCCGCGACTCAGCGGATGAGGATGATTACCAGGCCGCCGAGGAACCAAAGCGATCGCTTAGCAAATTCGAGGCCCAACGTATGGGCGGGCAGCTGGCCAACCAGCAATCCCTAAATGTCGTAGACGGAGTACTTACTTCAAAGCGAGCTCCTGCCATTCAATTGCCCACGTTCAAGGCCCAAGAACCCGCCTGCAGAGCCCAAATGCGCGATATGATCGATGGCCTTAGGGAGTTCCGGATTCTCGGTCATTCGGCTATTCAACAAAAGTCGCTACTGGGGTATCTTGATGAAATAATCATAGTGGCTGCTGCACTTTGTAACCTTAAGCGACAGGAGCTGCAATcctaa
- the LOC119549365 gene encoding uncharacterized protein LOC119549365: MAYINIAEWTPDQVTDWIKGLDESMKGYLYEFSKQEIGGRALLNIRPYELENLGMLRIGHQEIVLEAVENLRNFHYHLKNDNLQFMALHVATAAGNLHRELARNHAESTKIDTRILHDITRTIATLKPLVGSLERTPFRKQEMYREYCGNVLKCGLELATIAHRDRFALQPVPAIRVSAERLENLANFVIQDISDPMVLQPASLNLVTLKKRESELGFNIESSYNGIHRVTDIKYNSPAHNSGKIEDGDEIVQINYQTVVGWQHRTVLEHLREALPDVVLTVKKRPKHTKMFGQIYMQPYRLPSKKRNMATRWAEQMPSPRTAFLTLDTDPSATGAMGSVPPNPIKSLSSEKREVLPKANPVSSASDSDSSCSDIPTPTDPKLTAREIRLYYPKPRALLQRRNTICGDEFLSLKHSELVVPSWHERKPGGGSPAARDSSSPSIRDKSQSFGYGLELTPRPTTCIGIAGDTSTDKAKRMFHEVRKLKQLTEDSQREFLVDRYKPGVSKVVRFDAKEDYVMKNEKFTCNVENTILETFEPIPFADEGDEDALETLRNCKTEKAEELLEAINLATSGQDLPLAEAINMPLLQQGRRGRLDKSHSTPAYDNSGEESDTPPAIEPRKEFLLVTPPAPPPRPRKQKEMTPPAVPPPPPKPASMQPASSVTSISVPVLPPADTSEISELHTPSKSRTLTLKKKHSLMAKRRNTNLKLLPTGDIQGHLYRRKKNHRGVTYWAKIYFVMLDTILYGFRSKQSTSASLVIFLPGFTVSLAKEVHSKPHAFKVYHTAKSFYFAAESLNALNQWVDFLRQASLKVPPSSGSKGGGDAKDLYSENDSSGEENDALVTQNLSTPSPQGNKEAMSMSMVLSGGTPPSSAPIKHERGYLDSIRKFTNTFKSSAAKPSSDIPVPTEQYRSYRKVPGGSFGIQIGANTPGYHDPAMPPTQIPPMVAPKLSRSSSRSSVVSGTESAVSFSASILGPPASPAPTPTPTATPTSLQHQSSDESPSQSQSQSPSSKSSLKKAPFNFLHASNPNLVEFDFHTSKTLLPKMSVGNTLDHGHNTQGFVTLKDLMLRKQEEEAQEMYNNRVHLGVEKHKHARTESTASQQSTISSSVAKPLEKLPKIQSVSLPKTPDYEISFKPDDESIKRTRTKEGQKLRDFGYELICGDEPSTSSSSRQEHHHHHHQQHIPQHMQQQHQQSQPQHSKTKQFLRSQQLQLSSFLHKSSGSSTDQKKSKGKSSSDRRFPFSKHSTGSSGSGCAPGHAMTMTLPLNKKSKSNHALDGAGGNGMAIIGSGSSIKKSQTYNQDLRDKIVGTKYDAHRKNSAPIPIFSKLSISGGTPAKPSKENRFLGSPLLHRTLFGHHHHQQQQQIVTPPSSADPDCDQEIFSQITLPTHNQAGYRSYRGPGIMTTSTTNLCSSEGLQPPLPPAPPPPVMASRQREEEPAEATMSEGAATPKVSSSGSVESKAATPDYPNMKCPPVFEPEIYSLSDTSLSRLMMRTPSSSGGASNTNTNTNTNATTGNNNNNNTNNNTNSSPSGSEHHQT; this comes from the exons ATGGCCTACATCAACATCGCCGAGTGGACGCCCGACCAGGTCACCGACTGGATCAAAG GTCTGGACGAGTCTATGAAGGGGTATTTGTACGAGTTCTCCAAGCAGGAGATCGGTGGACGGGCCCTGCTCAACATACGTCCCTATGAGCTGGAGAATCTGGGCATGCTGCGCATTGGCCATCAGGAGATCGTACTGGAGGCGGTGGAGAACCTGAGGAACTTT CATTATCACCTGAAGAACGACAATCTGCAGTTCATGGCCCTGCATGTGGCCACCGCAGCGGGGAATCTGCATCGCGAGCTGGCCAGGAACCATGCCGAGAGCACCAAGATCGATACCCGGATACTGCACGACATAACGCGGACGATAGCCACCCTGAAACCTCTGGTGGGCAGTCTGGAGCGAACGCCTTTCCGCAAACAGGAGATGTACCGCGAGTACTGCGGCAATGTGCTCAAATGCGGCCTGGAGCTGGCCACCATTGCGCACCGGGACCGCTTTGCCCTGCAGCCGGTGCCGGCGATTCGAGTGTCGGCGGAGCGGCTGGAGAATCTGGCCAATTTCGTCATCCAGGACATATCCGACCCCATGGTGCTGCAGCCCGCCTCCCTCAACCTTGTCACCCTAAAGAAGCGCGAATCCGAGTTGGGCTTCAACATAGAGTCCAGCTACAATGGCATCCACCGCGTCACGGACATCAAGTACAACTCACCGGCCCACAATTCCGGAAAGATCGAGGACGGCGATGAGATTGTGCAGATCAACTACCAGACTGTGGTGGGCTGGCAGCACCGCACGGTGCTGGAGCACCTGAGGGAGGCGCTGCCCGATGTGGTGCTCACGGTGAAGAAGCGACCGAAGCACACCAAGATGTTTGGCCAGATCTACATGCAGCCGTACCGGTTGCCCAGCAAGAAGAGGAACATGGCCACTCGCTGGGCGGAGCAGATGCCGAGTCCCCGGACGGCCTTCTTAACCCTGGACACGGATCCATCGGCAACAGGCGCCATGGGAAGTGTGCCGCCGAATCCAATTAAGTCCCTGAGCAGCGAGAAGAGAGAGGTGCTGCCCAAGGCCAATCCAGTGTCCTCTGCCTCCGACTCTGATTCCAGCTGCAGTGATATTCCCACGCCCACGGATCCCAAGCTAACTGCTCGCGAGATTCGTTTGTACTATCCAAAGCCACGCGCTTTGCTCCAGCGGAGAAACACCATTTGTGGCGACGAGTTTCTGAGTCTGAAGCATTCGGAACTGGTGGTTCCGTCGTGGCACGAAAGGAAGCCAGGCGGGGGCTCGCCTGCCGCCCGCGACTCCAGCTCGCCCAGCATTCGCGACAAGTCGCAATCCTTCGGCTATGGGTTGGAGCTTACGCCGAGGCCCACCACTTGTATCGGCATTGCGGGCGACACCTCCACGGACAAGGCCAAGCGGATGTTTCATGAGGTGAGAAAGCTAAAGCAGCTGACGGAGGACTCGCAGCGCGAATTCCTCGTTGATCGCTACAAGCCGGGAGTCAGCAAAGTAGTTCGATTCGACGCCAAGGAGGACTACGTGATGAAGAACGAGAAGTTCACATGCAACGTTGAGAACACCATACTGGAGACCTTCGAGCCGATTCCGTTTGCGGATGAGGGCGACGAGGACGCCTTGGAAACACTGCGCAACTGCAAAACGGAAAAAGCCGAGGAACTGCTGGAGGCGATCAATTTGGCCACAAGTGGTCAGGACTTGCCCCTGGCGGAGGCCATTAATATGCCTCTCCTGCAGCAGGGTCGAAGGGGCCGATTGGACAAGAGTCACAGTACTCCGGCCTACGACAATTCAGGAGAGGAGTCTGATACGCCGCCAGCGATTGAGCCAAGAAAGGAGTTTCTGCTTGTCACACCGCCGGCTCCGCCACCGCGGCCCCGCAAGCAGAAGGAAATGACGCCACCGGCGGTGCCTCCACCTCCGCCGAAACCCGCCAGCATGCAGCCAGCTTCTAGTGTCACTAGTATTTCCGTTCCCGTGCTGCCGCCAGCCGATACTTCGGAGATTAGTGAGCTGCACACGCCCAGCAAATCGCGCACTCTGACCCTGAAGAAGAAGCACAGCTTGATGGCCAAGCGGCGGAATACGAACCTCAAGCTGCTGCCCACTGGCGACATCCAGGGTCACCTGTACAGGCGCAAGAAGAATCATCGCGGTGTGACCTACTGGGCAAAGATCTATTTTGTTATGCTGGACACCATTCTGTACGGATTTCGCAGTAAGCAGAGCACCAGCGCCAGCTTGGTGATCTTCTTGCCCGGCTTCACGGTTTCGCTGGCCAAGGAGGTGCACTCCAAGCCGCATGCCTTCAAGGTTTACCACACGGCCAAGAGCTTCTACTTTGCGGCCGAGTCGCTGAACGCACTCAACCAGTGGGTGGACTTCTTGCGCCAGGCCTCGCTCAAGGTGCCACCTAGCTCGGGATCCAAAGGCGGAGGCGATGCCAAGGATCTGTACTCCGAGAACGACAGCTCCGGGGAGGAAAACGATGCCCTGGTGACCCAGAACCTGAGTACTCCCTCGCCGCAGGGCAACAAGGAGGCGATGTCCATGTCAATGGTTTTATCTGGCGGAACACCTCCTTCGTCTGCTCCCATTAAGCACGAGCGCGGCTACCTGGACTCGATCCGCAAGTTTACGAACACATTCAAGAGCAGTGCAGCGAAGCCGTCGAGCGACATTCCTGTGCCCACGGAGCAGTATCGCAGTTACCGGAAGGTGCCCGGCGGAAGTTTTGGCATTCAGATTGGCGCCAATACCCCGGGCTACCATGATCCGGCCATGCCGCCCACACAGATTCCGCCCATGGTGGCGCCCAAGCTGTCACGCAGCTCCAGCAGAAGTTCGGTGGTCAGTGGAACAGAGTCGGCCGTATCTTTCTCCGCTTCGATTCTGGGTCCGCCCGCCTCTCCGGCGcccacgcccacgcccacgGCAACGCCGACATCGCTGCAGCACCAGAGCTCCGATGAGAGTCCCAGTCAGAGCCAAAGTCAGAGTCCCAGCAGCAAGTCGAGCTTGAAGAAGgcgccctttaactttctgcACGCCTCAAATCCGAATTTGGTGGAATTCGATTTCCACACCTCGAAAACCCTTCTGCCCAAGATGAGTGTGGGCAATACCCTGGATCATGGCCACAATACCCAGGGCTTTGTGACACTCAAGGATCTGATGCTGCGcaagcaggaggaggaggcccAGGAGATGTACAACAATCGGGTGCACTTGGGTGTGGAGAAACACAAGCATGCACGCACGGAATCCACGGCCAGTCAGCAGAGCACCATAAGCAGCAGCGTGGCCAAGCCGCTGGAGAAGCTGCCCAAGATCCAGAGCGTTAGTCTGCCCAAGACACCTGACTACGAGATTAGCTTCAAGCCGGACGACGAGAGTATCAAGAGGACCAGGACCAAGGAGGGTCAGAAGCTGCGCGACTTTGGCTACGAGTTGATATGCGGGGATGAGCCGAGCACCAGTTCCAGCAGCCGGCAGGAgcaccatcatcatcaccatcaACAGCACATCCCGCAGCAtatgcagcagcaacatcagcagtcGCAGCCGCAACACAGCAAGACCAAGCAATTCCTGCGCTCCCAGCAGCTACAGCTCTCCAGTTTCCTGCACAAGAGTTCCGGATCCTCGACGGATCAGAAAAAGTCCAAGGGCAAGTCGAGCAGCGATCGGCGGTTTCCGTTCTCGAAGCACTCGACCGGCTCCTCGGGCAGTGGCTGTGCCCCGGGTCACGCGATGACCATGACGCTGCCGCTCAACAAGAAATCCAAATCGAATCACGCTTTGGATGGAGCCGGAGGCAACGGGATGGCCATCatcggcagcggcagcagcatcaagaagagcCAGACGTACAATCAGGACTTGCGCGACAAGATTGTGGGTACCAAGTACGATGCGCATCGCAAGAACTCGGCGCCGATTCCAATCTTCTCGAAGCTCTCCATTTCGGGAGGGACGCCGGCGAAGCCCTCCAAGGAGAACCGTTTCCTGGGCTCCCCCTTGCTGCATCGCACGCTGTTCGGTCACCATcatcaccagcagcagcagcagatagTTACGCCGCCGAGCAGCGCGGATCCGGACTGCGATCAAGAGATCTTTAGCCAGATCACCTTGCCCACGCACAATCAGGCCGGCTATCGGAGTTACCGGGGTCCCGGCATTATGACCACCTCGACCACTAACTTGTGCTCGTCGGAGGGTCTGCAGCCGCCGCTGCCTCCGGCTCCTCCGCCCCCGGTCATGGCCAGCAGGCAGAGGGAGGAGGAGCCGGCGGAGGCGACGATGTCGGAGGGTGCGGCCACCCCGAAGGTGTCCAGCTCGGGATCTGTGGAGTCCAAGGCGGCCACGCCGGACTACCCCAACATGAAGTGTCCGCCCGTTTTTGAGCCCGAGATCTACTCGCTCAGCGACACCAGCTTGTCCCGTCTCATGATGCGGACGCCCAGCAGCAGTGGTGGCGCCTCCAACACCAATACCAATACCAACACCAACGCCACCaccggcaacaacaacaacaataacaccaacaacaacaccaacaGCAGTCCCAGTGGCAGCGAACACCATCAGACCTAG
- the LOC119549824 gene encoding Na(+)/H(+) exchange regulatory cofactor NHE-RF1, which yields MSTPTSPKTPTPPTLPPGVTKTCHIVKRPDFDGYGFNLHSEKVKPGQFIGKVDADSPAEAAGLKEGDRILEVNGVSIGSETHKQVVARIKAIANEVRLLLIDVDGKAIEVKPSTPPAAACNGNGNGSASQNGYEGTKQEMPGASANISSISMVSTKRSSNASSIQSGSTMNASDLDVVDRGLPAAPAAVATPPPPSAVQNGSKPSSPINNNTLMSTPPPPSATKAGLNNNGSVYNTSSNGNGTNGMTTPITPPPASGGNRAGSLNLPLTAAEMRAKLASKKKYDPKNESVDLKKKFDIIQKL from the coding sequence ATGTCCACGCCCACTTCCCCGAAGACGCCCACACCGCCCACTTTGCCGCCGGGCGTGACCAAAACATGTCACATAGTAAAAAGGCCCGATTTCGATGGCTATGGCTTCAACTTGCACTCGGAGAAGGTGAAGCCAGGCCAGTTTATTGGCAAGGTGGATGCTGATTCCCCGGCAGAGGCGGCTGGCCTAAAGGAGGGCGATCGCATCCTGGAGGTCAACGGGGTGTCCATTGGCAGCGAGACCCACAAGCAGGTGGTGGCCAGGATCAAGGCCATTGCCAATGAAGTGCGTTTGCTCCTCATCGACGTGGATGGCAAGGCCATAGAGGTCAAGCCCTCGACTCCGCCAGCAGCAGCCTGCAAtggaaacggaaacggaagtgCCAGCCAGAATGGTTACGAGGGCACCAAGCAGGAGATGCCCGGAGCCAGTGCCAATATCAGCAGCATCAGCATGGTGAGCACCAAGCGATCCTCAAACGCCAGCAGCATTCAGAGTGGCAGCACCATGAATGCCTCCGATTTGGACGTGGTCGATAGGGGACTTCCGGCAGCCCCAGCCGCAGTAGctactcctcctcctccgagTGCCGTTCAAAATGGCAGTAAACCCTCTTCGCCGATTAATAACAACACGCTGATGAGCACGCCCCCACCGCCCTCGGCCACCAAGGCCGGCCTCAATAATAACGGCAGTGTCTACAACACTAGCTCCAACGGCAACGGCACAAATGGCATGACCACGCCCATCACGCCGCCCCCAGCGAGCGGCGGCAATCGGGCGGGCAGTCTGAACTTGCCACTGACAGCCGCCGAAATGCGAGCCAAGTTGGCCTCCAAGAAGAAGTACGATCCCAAGAACGAGAGCGTGGACCTCAAGAAAAAGTTCGACATCATCCAGAAGCTCTGA
- the LOC119549366 gene encoding proteasome subunit alpha type-5, with the protein MFLTRSEYDRGVNTFSPEGRLFQVEYAIEAIKLGSTAIGICTPEGVVLAVEKRITSPLMVSSTVEKIVEVDKHIGCATSGLMADARTLIERARVECQNHWFVYNERMSIESCAQAVSTLAIQFGDSGDSDGASAMSRPFGVAILFAGIEAGKPQLWHMDPSGTFVRHEAKAIGSGSEGAQQNLQDNFTNQMTLNEAIDLSLNTLKQVMEEKLNSTNVEVMTMTKEKEFYMFTKQEVEQHIANIA; encoded by the exons ATGTTTCTCACCCGATCCGAGTACGACAGAGGCGTGAACACCTTCTCGCCGGAGGGCCGCCTCTTCCAGGTGGAGTATGCCATTGAGGCCATCAAATTGGGCTCCACTGCGAttggaatctgcacgccagaGG GCGTCGTCCTGGCCGTGGAGAAGCGCATCACATCGCCGCTGATGGTCTCCAGCACGGTGGAGAAGATCGTGGAGGTGGACAAGCACATTGGATGCGCCACCTCCGGCCTGATGGCCGATGCCAGGACCCTGATCGAGCGGGCCCGCGTGGAGTGCCAGAACCACTGGTTCGTCTACAACGAGCGCATGTCCATCGAGTCCTGCGCCCAGGCCGTCTCCACCCTGGCCATCCAGTTCGGCGACAGTGGCGACAGCGATGGCGCCTCCGCCATGAGCCGACCCTTCGGTGTGGCCATCCTGTTCGCCGGCATCGAGGCTGGCaagccgcagctctggcacaTGGATCCCTCCGGCACCTTTGTGCGCCACGAGGCCAAGGCCATTGGATCGGGCAGCGAGGGCGCCCAGCAGAACCTGCAGGACAACTTCACCAACCAGATGACCCTCAACGAAGCCATCGACCTCTCGCTGAACACCCTCAAGCAGGTCATGGAGGAGAAGCTGAACTCCACCAATGTGGAGGTCATGACCATGACCAAGGAGAAGGAGTTCTACATGTTCACCAAGCAGGAGGTGGAGCAGCACATCGCCAACATTGCGTAA
- the LOC119550348 gene encoding skin secretory protein xP2 — MRMFVLPCLAVCVALAHCGTVAVEDKKAEGDGKTVEKRGLHLGDYHHYQPHHEHHHEHIKTVTIEKKVPVHYTVTKHVPYTVEKKIPYEVKVDVPQPYIVEKKVPVHVKEYVKVPVHVPKPYEVIKKIPYEVKIPVDKPYEVKVHVPQPYEVIKKIPYEVKVPVPQPYEVIKKVPHEVKVEVPVPKPYEVIKKVPYEVKYEVEKPYDVEVPKPYDVEVEKPYTVVVEKKVPYEVKVPVDKPYKVEVEKPYPVHVKVPVPQPYTVEKKVPYTVEKPVPYEVKVPIEKPIPVYSEVKVPIHKEIPVPEKYHVEVPIFKHHEHHHEDHHDHHDYHSHSHGHHGHY, encoded by the exons ATGCGAATG TTCGTACTTCCTTGTCTCGCCGTGTGCGTGGCATTGGCCCACTGTGGCACCGTGGCAGTCGAGGATAAGAAGGCCGAGGGCGACGGCAAGACCGTGGAGAAGAGGGGCCTCCACCTGGGCGACTACCACCACTACCAGCCCCACCACGAGCACCACCACGAGCACATCAAGACGGTGACCATCGAGAAGAAGGTTCCGGTCCACTACACGGTCACCAAGCACGTTCCCTACACCGTCGAAAAGAAG ATCCCCTATGAGGTGAAAGTGGATGTGCCCCAGCCCTACATCGTGGAGAAGAAGGTGCCTGTCCATGTCAAGGAGTACGTCAAAGTACCCGTCCATGTGCCCAAGCCCTATGAGGTAATCAAGAAGATCCCCTATGAGGTTAAGATCCCCGTTGACAAGCCCTACGAGGTGAAGGTTCATGTGCCCCAGCCCTACGAAGTGATCAAGAAGATCCCCTATGAGGTCAAGGTCCCAGTGCCCCAGCCCTACGAGGTGATCAAGAAGGTTCCCCATGAGGTTAAGGTTGAGGTTCCCGTTCCCAAGCCATACGAGGTGATCAAGAAGGTGCCCTACGAGGTCAAGTACGAGGTGGAGAAGCCATACGATGTGGAAGTGCCCAAACCCTACGATGTCGAGGTCGAGAAGCCATACACCGTCGTTGTGGAGAAGAAGGTGCCCTATGAGGTCAAGGTTCCCGTCGACAAGCCCTACAAGGTTGAG GTGGAGAAACCCTACCCAGTCCATGTGAAGGTGCCCGTCCCTCAGCCTTACACCGTGGAGAAGAAGGTTCCCTACACCGTCGAGAAGCCCGTGCCCTATGAGGTCAAGGTGCCCATCGAGAAGCCCATTCCCGTCTACTCGGAGGTGAAGGTGCCCATCCACAAGGAGATCCCCGTGCCGGAGAAGTACCACGTCGAGGTGCCGATCTTCAAGCACCACGAGCACCACCACGAGGACCACCACGACCACCACGACTACCACAGCCACAGCCACGGCCACCATGGACACTACTAG